The sequence CATCGTCGCCCAAAATCACCGGCACATGGCCAAAGTGCGGCAGCGGCGCCCCCAGGGCACGGAAGATGTTGATCTGCCACGGCGTGTTGTTCACATGCTCGTCGCCCCGGAAGACGTGGGTGATGCCCATGTCCCAATCGTCCACCACCACGGCGAAGTTGTAGGTGGGCACGCCGTCCGGGCGTTGGATAATGAGGTCGTCAATCTCGCGGTTGTTGATGGTGATCGGGCCTTTCACCAGATCGTCCCAAGTCACATCCCCTTCGGCGGGGTTGCGGAACCGCACCACCGGCTTCACGCCTTCGGGCACCGGCGGCAGCACTTTGCCGGGTTCGGGGCGCCAGCGGCCGTCATAACCCGTTTTTTCGCCGCGTGCCTTTTGGCCTTCGCGCATGGCGTCCAGCTCTTCGGGCGTGCAGTAGCAGCGGTAGGCGGTGCCAGCGGCCAGCATCTGGTCGATGACGGCGTGGTAGCGCTCCAGGCGCTGCAATTGGTAGAACGGGCCTTCGTCGTATTCCAGGCCCAGCCAATGCATGGACGCCAGAATTTGATCGACCGAATCCTGCGTCGAGCGGGCCACATCGGTGTCTTCGATGCGCAGCACAAACTGGCCGCCAAAGTGGCGCGCAAACGCCCAGGAATACAGCGCGGTGCGCGCCGTGCCCAGGTGCAGGAAACCCGTCGGGGACGGGGCAATGCGGGTGCGAATGGGTGCGGTCATGGGAGTCAACAGGTTCGATCAGGCGTTGTGGCCGCCCGCATTGGGCAGAGCCAGGCGCGAGGCGTCGGCGCTTTCCTCGGTCGGCTGGTTGGTGCGTTGTTCACGCATCGCGGCAAAGTCCTCCAAGCTGACATCGCCGGTGATGTAGTGGCCATCAAAACACGACGCTTCAAACCCCGCCAGGGCCGGATTGATTTGAGCGATGACGCGCTTCATGGCGTCCACATCTTGGTAAATCAGCGCATCGGCGCCGATGATGTCGCGGATTTGATCCAGCGTGCGGTTGTGCGCCACCAATTCTTCTTGCGTCGGCATGTCGATGCCGTACACGTTCGGATAACGCACCGGCGGCGCCGCCGAAGCCATGTAAACCTTGTTGGCGCCTGCTTCACGCGCCATCTGCACGATTTCTTTGGAAGTGGTGCCGCGCACGATGGAATCGTCCGCCAGCAGCACGTTGCGGCCCTTGAACTCGGCGCTGATGGCGTTGAGCTTCTGGCGCACGCTCTTTTTGCGCACCGATTGGCCCGGCATGATGAAGGTGCGGCCCACGTAGCGGTTCTTCACGAACCCTTCGCGGTACGGCTTGCCCAGTTTTTGCGCCAGTTGCATGGCAGCCGGGCGGCTGGATTCGGGAATCGGGATCACCACATCGATTTCCGACGGCGGCATGGTGGAAATGACACGCTG is a genomic window of Vitreoscilla filiformis containing:
- the gltX gene encoding glutamate--tRNA ligase — protein: MTAPIRTRIAPSPTGFLHLGTARTALYSWAFARHFGGQFVLRIEDTDVARSTQDSVDQILASMHWLGLEYDEGPFYQLQRLERYHAVIDQMLAAGTAYRCYCTPEELDAMREGQKARGEKTGYDGRWRPEPGKVLPPVPEGVKPVVRFRNPAEGDVTWDDLVKGPITINNREIDDLIIQRPDGVPTYNFAVVVDDWDMGITHVFRGDEHVNNTPWQINIFRALGAPLPHFGHVPVILGDDGLKLSKRRGAVSVTAYEDNGYLPEAMLNYLARLGWSHGDDELFSREQLVQWFDGTHLSKSPAQWDAAKLLWVNAQYIKQADDARLAGLVATQLRKRGIDVADEAVLVPMCALFKDRCSTTVELADWLAMYFAPVTPSDADRAQHLTEAIRPAFAALAARLGAATWDKAGINQALKDTLAEFKLKMPHLAIPVRVAVCGRAQTPSVDAVLALFDQKIVMERLQSV